Below is a genomic region from Desulfovibrio sp. X2.
ATTGCCGTCCTGACCGATTTCAAGGGCATGACGGTCGAAGAGATGACGGAGCTTCGCGTCAAGCTGCGTTCCGCCAACGTGGCCTACCACGTGGTCAAGAACACGCTGGCGCGAATCGCCCTGAGCGACTGCCCCCACCAGGTTCTTGGCGAGAAGCTGAAGGAGAACAACGCCATCGCCTTCGGCTACGACGATCCCGTCGCCGCCGCCAAGATCCTCACTGACTTCCTGCGTGAGAATCCCAAGTCCAAGCTGGTGCTCAAGGCCGCCAGCCTGGAGGGCAAGTTTCTCTCGGAGGCTCAGCTGAAGGATCTGGCCAAGCTGCCCGGTCGTCAGGAACTGCTCGCCATGCTGCTCGGCACCATGAATGCCGTGCCGCAGAACTTCGTGGGCGTGCTGGCCGCCGTTCTCCGCGGATTCCTCAATGTCCTCACGGCCGTCAAGGACCAGAAGGACGAGGCCCCCGCGGCTTAGATCGAAGACTGTTGCGCAAAAAAAGTGGAGGAATTCCCATGTCCGTGACCAAAGAAGAAGTTGTTGAATTCATCTCCGGCATGACCGTGCTGGAGCTGGCTGAGCTTATCAAGGAACTCGAGGACAAGTTCGGCGTCTCCGCCGCGGCTCCGGTGGCCATGGCCGCCGCGCCCGTTGCCGCTGCCGCGGCTCCGGCCGAGGAAGAGAAGACCGAGTTCGACGTCGTGCTGAAGGCCGCCGGCGGCAACAAGATCGCCGTCATCAAGGCCGTGCGCGCCCTGACCGGTCTGGGTCTGAAGGAAGCCAAGGACAAGGTCGACGGCGCTCCCCAGACCATCAAGGAAGCCGTGTCCAAGCAGGAGGCCGAGGAGGCCAAGAAGCAGCTTGAAGAAGCCGGCGCTGAAGTCGAAGTTAAGTAGCGGCTTTGCCGCATTCCTTTGTGGCGCAAAGGGCGCGAAACTCCCCAGGGGGTTTTGCGCTCTTTCGCCCGTTTCCTTTGGGGCCGCCACTCAAGGCGCCTCCAAAACCGCGTCCGGCAAGGGTTTTAGGCGATGAACCCCGGACGCGCAGGCCTCACGAAGCGGACGAGATGATGATCCGCGGGGGATTTTCCCCCGCCCGCGAGCTTCCCCGGAACGATCGCCGTTCCGGTCATACCCTGCCAATGCCCCGTGTCGTCCGGGCGGAGCAGGGAGCATATCAACATCCTTGACGAGGACACCATGGGCCAACTCTTCAAGACTTTCGGCAAGATCAGGAACTCCCTCACCATTCCCCACCTGCTGAACCTCCAGATCGACTCGTATCTGGACTTCCTGCAGGCCGACGTCCCGCCGACCAGTCGTGAGGACAAGGGACTGGAGGGCGTCTTCCGTTCGGTCTTCCCCATCGAGGACTTCAACCGTACCGCGAGCCTCGAGTACGTCAGCTACGAGATCGGCGAGCCCAAGTACGACGTCCCCGAGTGCATGGCCAAGGGCTTGACCTACGAGGCGCCCATCCGCATCCGCGTGCGGCTCGTCGTCTTCGACGTCGACGAGGAATCGGGCAACCGTACCATCCGCGACATCAAGGAGCAGGACATCTATTTCGGGACCGTGCCGCTCATGACCGAGAAGGGCACGTTCATCATCAACGGCACCGAGCGGGTCATCGTCAACCAGCTCCAGCGGTCGCCGGGCATCATCTTCGAGCACGACTCGGGCAAGACCCACTCCTCGCGCAAGGTCCTCTACTCCTGCCGCATCATCCCCATGCGCGGCTCGTGGCTCGACTTCGACTACGACCACAAGGACATCCTCTACGTGCGCATCGACCGCCGCAGGAAGATGCCCGCCACCATCCTCTTCAAGGCCATGGGCATGTCCGGCCAGGACATCCTGGACTACTTCTACGAGCAGGAGACCTTCAAGCTCGAGAAGGACAAGGTCCTGCGCGTGTTCGACAAGCGCTTCTTCCGCAAGGAGAACGCCTTCACGGACATCGTCGCGCCTGACGGCACCGAGATCGCCAAGGCGGGCCGCCCGCTGACCAAGCGCTCCTGGCGCCTGATGAGCGAGCACGGAGTCGCCGAGTTCGAGGTCGATCCCGAGAGCATCCTCGGCATGTTCCTCTCCGCCGACGTGGTCGATCCCAAGACCGGCGAAGTGCTCGCCGCCGCAGGCGACGAGATCCACGCCGACCTCGTGGAGACCTTCCGCGACGCGGGCATCGTCGAAGTGCGCGTGCTCTACACCAAGGGCGTGGACGTCTCCTCCTCCATGCGCGACACCCTGCTCCTGGACAAGAC
It encodes:
- the rplJ gene encoding 50S ribosomal protein L10, which codes for MNRTEKAQVIEELKGVATPSSIAVLTDFKGMTVEEMTELRVKLRSANVAYHVVKNTLARIALSDCPHQVLGEKLKENNAIAFGYDDPVAAAKILTDFLRENPKSKLVLKAASLEGKFLSEAQLKDLAKLPGRQELLAMLLGTMNAVPQNFVGVLAAVLRGFLNVLTAVKDQKDEAPAA
- the rplL gene encoding 50S ribosomal protein L7/L12, with the protein product MSVTKEEVVEFISGMTVLELAELIKELEDKFGVSAAAPVAMAAAPVAAAAAPAEEEKTEFDVVLKAAGGNKIAVIKAVRALTGLGLKEAKDKVDGAPQTIKEAVSKQEAEEAKKQLEEAGAEVEVK